A DNA window from Oryctolagus cuniculus chromosome 21, mOryCun1.1, whole genome shotgun sequence contains the following coding sequences:
- the SUSD2 gene encoding sushi domain-containing protein 2 — protein MKLVLLPWALLLLATGPRPTAGAQDSCSLRCGDRNGPCSCHPTCSGLGTCCSDFQAFCLKIVPSSGSMMGGKDLVVQHLQWFNPTDGVICRFKDSIDTLGHVDSQGRVHCVSPLLYETGHIPFNVSMDNGRTFPRAGTWLAMHPYKVSEMEKSQLVNETRWQYYGTPGTTGNLSLTWDRSVLPTQAVNIELWGYEETGMPYSEEWAAKWSYLYSLATNVSNSGFFTFTPKPAPSQYQQWKIGALRITASQNHAGQKDVHALWTNDHALAWHLEDDFRMAPEAWARNQCLAWEKLDDQMPNFLEELPDCPCTLAQARADTGRFHTDYGCDLEHGSVCTYHPDAVHCVRSVQASTQYAAGQQCCYTKDGSQLLTADSTSGSTPDRGHDWGSPPYRRPPRVPGMSHWVYDVISFYYCCLWAPECPRYMQRRPSSDCHTYRPPRLASAFGDPHFVTFDGTNFTFNGRGEYVLLEASLTDLRVQARAQPGISANGTRDRGTGLTAVAVQEGNSDVVEVRLADGSGVLEVLLNQEVLSFAEQSWMDLKGMFLSVATSDKASIMLASGAGLEVGVQGPFLSVAVLLPEKFLTHTRGLLGTLNNNPMDDFTLRSGEVLPPNPSAQQLFQFGADWAVNNASSLLTYDSWFLVYNFLYRPKHDPDFRPLFPNETSLNPSQAEEVARVCGDDPFCSFDVLATGSLSVGNATRAAHQLHQFRVQSLQPVVICGWLAPPANGSKEGIRYTLGSTIRFRCDSGYSLAGAQTSTCQADGTWSAPTPKCHQGGRSYTVLLSIIFGGLAVVGGVALVYALLRHRKGNMSMWPTQP, from the exons ATGAAGCTGGTTCTCCTGCCCTGGGCCTTGCTGCTGCTGGCGACAggccccaggcccacagcag GTGCCCAGGACAGCTGCTCCCTGCGCTGCGGGGACCGGaatgggccctgctcctgccacccGACCTGCTCTGGCCTTGGCACCTGCTGCTCAGACTTCCAGGCGTTTTGCCTGAAGATCGTGCCTTCCTCGGGCTCCATGATGGGGGGCAAAGACCTTGTGGTGCAGCACCTCCAGTGGTTCAACCCCACGGATGGCGTGATCTGCAG gtttAAGGACAGCATCGACACCCTGGGCCATGTGGACTCGCAGGGGCGGGTGCACTGCGTGTCGCCCCTGCTCTACGAGACTGGACACATCCCCTTCAACGTCTCCATGGACAACGGCCGCACGTTCCCTCGGGCGGGCACCTGGCTGGCGA TGCACCCCTACAAAGTGTCTGAGATGGAGAAAAGCCAGCTGGTGAATGAGACGCGCTGGCAATACTACGGCACCCCTGGCACCACGGGCAACCTTAGCCTGACCTGGGACCGCTCGGTGCTGCCCACGCAGGCTGTGAACATTGAGCTTTGGGGCTACGAGGAGACGG ggaTGCCGTACTCGGAGGAGTGGGCTGCCAAGTGGTCCTacctgtactccctggccaccaACGTCTCCAACTCCGGCTTCTTCACTTTCACCCCCAAACCCGCACCTTCCCAGTACCAGCAGTGGAAAATAGGCGCACTGAGGATCACCGCTAGCCAAAACCATGCTGGGCAGAA GGACGTGCACGCCCTCTGGACCAACGACCATGCGCTGGCCTGGCACCTGGAAGACGACTTCCGGATGGCCCCCGAGGCCTGGGCCCGAAATCAGtgcctggcctgggagaagctggACGACCAGATGCCCAACTTCCTGGAGGAGCTGCCCGACTGCCCGTgcaccctggcccaggcccgggccGACACTGGCCGCTTCCAT ACGGACTACGGCTGCGACCTGGAGCATGGCAGCGTGTGCACCTACCACCCAGACGCCGTGCACTGCGTACGCTCTGTGCAAGCCAG CACCCAGTACGCCGCGGGCCAGCAGTGCTGCTACACCAAGGACGGCTCACAGCTCCTGACGGCGGACTCCACCAGCGGCAGCACCCCCGACCGTGGGCACGACTGGGGCTCGCCCCCGTACCGCAGGCCGCCCCGGGTGCCCGGGATGTCCCACTGGGTCTATGATGTCATCAGCTTCTACTACTGCTGCCTCTGGGCGCCCGAGTGCCCCCGCTACATGCAGCGGCGCCCGTCCAGCGACTGCCACACCTACCGGCCCCCACGCCTGG cctctgcctttggcgACCCACACTTCGTCACCTTCGACGGCACCAACTTCACATTCAACGGGCGTGGGGAGTACGTGCTGCTGGAGGCGTCTCTGACCGACCTGCGGGTGCAGGCCCGCGCCCAGCCTGGGATATCAGCCAATG gcacgaGGGACCGGGGCACGGGGCTGACCGCGGTGGCTGTCCAAGAGGGCAACTCGGACGTGGTGGAGGTGCGCCTGGCCGACggctctggggtcctggaggTGTTGCTTAACCAGGAGGTGCTGAGCTTCGCTGAGCAGAGCTGGATGGACCTCAAGG GCATGTTCCTCTCAGTGGCCACCAGCGACAAAGCATCCATCATGCTGGCGTCCGGCGCCGGCTTGGAGGTGGGTGTCCAGGGCCCGTTCCTGAGCGTGGCCGTCCTCCTGCCCGAGAAATTCCTGACCCACACCCGCGGCCTCCTCGGGACCCTCAACAACAACCCCATGGATGACTTCACCCTGCGCAGCGGGGAGGTGCTGCCCCCCAACCCCAGTGCCCAGCAGCTGTTCCAGTTTGGAGCTGACT GGGCCGTGAACAATGCCTCCTCCCTGCTCACCTacgactcctggttcctggtctaCAACTTCCTGTATCGCCCCAAGCACGACCCCGACTTCAGGCCCCTCTTCCCCAACGAGACCAGCCTGAACCCCAGCCAGGCGGAGGAGGTGGCCAGAGTGTGTGGGGACGACCCGTTCTGCAGCTTCGACGTGCTAGCCACCGGGAGCCTGAGCGTGGGCAACGCCACCCGGGCCGCCCACCAGCTGCACCAGTTCCGAGTGCAGAGCCTGCAGCCCG tggtCATCTGTGGCTGGCTGGCCCCTCCCGCCAACGGGAGCAAGGAAGGCATCAGATACACGCTGGGCTCCACCATCCGCTTCCGCTGCGACAGTGGCTACAGCCTGGCTGGGGCCCAGACCAGCACCTGCCAGGCTGACGGCACCTGGTCCGCGCCCACCCCCAAGTGCCACCAGGGAG GGCGGAGCTACACCGTGCTCCTGAGCATCATCTTCGGAGGCCTGGCCGTGGTGGGAGGCGTCGCCCTTGTCTACGCGCTGCTGCGACACAGGAAAGGCAACAT GAGCATGTGGCCCACGCAgccatga